The following proteins come from a genomic window of Candidatus Binatia bacterium:
- the rpmJ gene encoding 50S ribosomal protein L36 → MKVRSSVKPMCRDCKVIKRQGKVRVVCKNPRHKQRQG, encoded by the coding sequence ATGAAAGTTCGATCGTCGGTCAAGCCCATGTGTCGCGACTGCAAGGTCATCAAGCGGCAGGGCAAGGTGCGCGTGGTCTGCAAGAACCCGCGTCACAAGCAGCGCCAGGGCTGA